A segment of the Bacillus pseudomycoides genome:
GGCGCATTTGGCACAAATTCATGTTTGGTTTAAGGAGTATGGGGTGAATATTAAGGAATAGGGAATGGGAGCTGTTGAAACAGTCGAATGGAAAAATAGTAAATGAAATTTTACCAACTGTTTTTTAAGATATATCGGCGATTCGATAAAGAGCGACACAAAAGCAGGTTAGAAAATGGCTCACAATAACTGTGAGCCATTTTTTTATTATTTCACTTGGATATAAACATATTTATTATATTTCCCATCTTCCGTCGTTGCAGTTAAAACAGCACGACCGGGTTTCATAAACTTAAGAACAGAAGCAAAATGAATTGTTCACCGGAATTATTCTTATAAAGGGAGAATTTTATGTCAAATAATTTATACATTACTAAACTGTTTGTGTATATTTTATTATACAGTATGAATAAAGGATTGTTTCCTAATCATAAGATACAACATTGGCACAGTTTTTGCTTGTATTAAATGTAAGGGAGGGGGAATGGATTTAAGAAATAAGTAGGGTGTATTATTAACAGTAAAAAAGTGACTTACTATTATCTCGCTAATTTTACTAGTATCAATAGGGAAGCTGTTTAATATAGACAGATTAAATGATTCATCCTAAAAAGTCTGAATTTTTAAACTATTAAAAGGGGGCAATAGCATGGCGAAATACTCGAAATTTTATAAACTGATGCTTGGGGTTGGACTTGTTACGATATCATGTAATGGATTGCAAGTTCAAGCAGAGACAAAAGAGAAAAATACGCAAAATGTACTACAAATGGAACCGGTAGGAATACAGAAATCCGTTGATGAGTTGGCGCACTCTTCGAATGTACAAGAAAGTACATCCTTTACTAAACGGTTAAAGTTAGCAGACTTATCGCAGCGTCCGCCAGCATCAAAAGAGAATGCTAAACAGCTAGTTGAAGAAAAAAAATATTCGATGGCTGAATTGAATCAATTAAGCAACAAACAATTAACCGATCTTCTTGTGACAATTAAATGGTATCAAATTCCGGAATTATTTCAGTTTAATAATGATAGTTTGAAGTTTTATCAAGATGATAGCCGGATGCAAGCGATCATTGATAAACTAGCAGAACAAGGACAAGCTTATACGAAAGATGATTCAAAAGGAATAGAGACATTAGTAGAAACTCTACGTGCGGCATTTTATTTAGGTTTTTATCATGATGAATTAAGCAAACTAAATGAGCGTAGCTATCATGATAAATGTTTACCGGCTTTAAAAACGATTGCAAAAAATCCAAATTTCAAACTTGGTACATCGGAACAAAACAAAGTTATTTCATCGTATGGAAAGCTGATTGGAAACGCATCAGCTGATGTTGAAGTTGTTCAATATGCAGGTGAAATCTTCAAACAATATAACGATAATCTTGCAACTTTCATTGCAGATAGAACAAAAGGCGATGCTGTATATGAGTTGATGAAAGGAATTGATTATGAAGTTCAGTCGTATATGTATGATACGGGCAAGGAACCAAAAGATACGATGTGGTATCGAAACATCGATAGCTTTATTAATGAAATCAGTCGTTTTGCGCTCATTGGTACGGTAACGGACAAAAACGGATGGTTAGTTAATAATGGAATTTACTATGCTAGCCGGTTCGGGAAGCTTCATAGTACGCAGGCAAAAGGACAGCAAGTTGCTACAGAAGCGATGCGGATTTATCCATATTTAGGGGAGCAATATTTTGTTGCGGCAGAACAAATTGCTACAAATTACGGCGGAGTGGATGCGAACGGAAAAACAGTAAATTTAGATCAAATTCGAGAAGATGGTAAGAAGAAATATTTACCGAAAACGTATACGTTTGATGACGGAACAATTGTCTTTAAAGCGGGAGATAAAGTTAGTGAAGAGAAAATTAAACGTTTATACTGGGCGGCAAAAGAAGTGCGCTCTCAATTTTATCGTACAGTTGGTAGCGATAAGCCGCTTGAAAGTGGACATGCTGATGATGTGTTAACAATGGTGATTTACAATAGTCCAGATGAATATCAATTTAATCGTCAATTGTATGGATATGAAACGAATAATGGTGGAATTTACATTGAAGGAATCGGAACGTTCTTTACATATGAACGTACACAGCAGCAGAGTATATATAGCTTAGAAGAATTATTCCGTCATGAATTTACACACTATTTGCAAGGAAGATATGAAGTGCCAGGGTTATGGGGACAAGGAGAATTATATCAAAATGAACGTTTGAGTTGGTTTGAAGAAGGAAATGCGGAGTTCTTTGCAGGTTCAACTCGAGTGGATAGCGTTGTACCGCGAAAAAGTATAATTGGTGGATTATCCAATGATCCAGCTAAACGATACACAGCTGAGCAAACATTAAATGCAAAGTATGGAACGTGGGATTTTTATAACTATTCGTTTGCATTGCAATCTTATATGTATAATAATCGCCCTGAGATGTTCGATAAAGTGCATGATTTAATTCGTGCAAATGATGTTCCAGGTTACGATGCGTACCGCTCTACATTAAGTAAAGATAATAAATTAAATGAAGACTACCAATCTTATATGCAAATGCTTATTGATAATCGTGAGAAGTATACAATTCCGCAAGTATCAGATGATTATTTAGCAGAGCATAAACTGAAAGCGCTTTCGGATGTTGCGGCAGATATCACAAATGAAGCAAAGTTAAAAAATGTGAAGGTAACAAAGAATAAATCACAATTCTTTAATACATTTACACTACAAGGAACATATACAGGGAGTACGTCAAAAGGAGAAAATGAAGACCGGAAAGCGATGAATCAAGCAACAAATGATATGCTGAAACATCTTTCTGAAAAAGAGTGGAGCGGATACAAAACATTGACTGCTTATTTCGTGAATTATCGTGTCAATGCTGCTGGACAATTTGAATATGATGTTGTGTTTAGCGGAGTGAATACAGAAGAAGATACTGGTGTAGAAAAAGAACCGAATAATTCATTTGATGCAGCGAATCTGCTATCTTTGAACACGTTATTACGAGGAAACCTAAGTGATCGAGATCAAGTTGACCGGTTTGTTATTGATGTAAAGGATCCGAAAGATTTACAGATTACCGTTACGAACGAACAAAATCTTGGACTGAATTGGGTATTATATTCTGAATCAGACTTAAATAATTATGCCGCATATGCAACGAAACGCGACGGAAATAAATTACTTGGAAAATATAATGCGAAGCTAGGGAAATATTACTTGAGTGTATATAAATATGGCGGTGGAACAGGGAATTATACAGTAGAGGTAAAATAATTTAACAGTAATCCAACAGAAATCCCCTTCCTGGGGCGCGTGTAGGACATAGTTCATGCGGTAGGAAGGGGATGAATGTTGGTCGTGCGCAACACGAAGTTTTTGTTTCTTTTTTTTAACTATGTATTGGTTGCACCAAAACTAGAAAAACAAATTTTTTTACTTAGCAAACACATGATTACCAATTACTGCAACAGTTTGGCGTGTAGTAATCCATTTGTCAGTAGAGGTTTTTGGGTTATAAAAATAAAGCCAATCAGAATTAACTCCTTTAGTAGAAATTGCTTCGTCTACCGCCATTCTCGCCTCGTGAGTTGCTGGTTGATTAATTCTTCCATCTGTAACAGGTGTAAATGCATAGCCATATTTAATAGGTTCATAAATAACATCTGTAATTGTATTTGGAAATCCTGTTGCATCAACGCGATTTAATACAACTTTTGCGACTGCGACTTTCCCTGTATAGGGCTCGCCTCCTGCTTCTGCAGTCACCAAACGAGCCAGTAAGTCAACTTCTTGTTCTGAAATGCCTGTCTTAATGATTAAGTGTTGGCCTGCATAAATTCGATCACCGTTTGTATTATTAGCTTGTCTAATTGCTTGTATAGATACATTATATTGTTTTGCGATAGTTTCTAATGTATCTCCCCGTTGAACTTGATAAACAACTTGAGCTGAATGATTTGAAGCTGCTAGCTCTTTTTGAGGTGTAGGCTCGTTTGATGGAGGTGAGACCGGAATGGTTAAACGTTCACCAATATAAATTTGATCATTCGTCTTATTATTAGTTTGTTTAATTGTTTGAACTGAAACTCCATAGTGAATGCTAATATCTCCGAGAGTGTCATTCTTTTTAACAGTATAAACCGTTGCGGCATCGACCGTTCCTTGATTAGATACTAGTGTAATTGTTGCAGCAGATATAGGTAGCAAATTTTTTACCTTATGTAACTTCATCCGAAAAAAACCCTCCTGAAAATAGTTGAGATATACTTAAGTTTGAATAAAAATAAATAAAAGTGGATATTTAATTATCTATTCGTTGCTAAGTTATTTATATACTAACAAATTAAATGAGTATCGTCATTAATTGTGTATCAACATATTAAGTGCTTCTTTGTAACTTAATGTTGTAATAATTATATATTTTGTTTCTGTGGTTTTATTCATCATTTATTCATTTTATTGCAATTTTAGGATTCTGGCGGATACATTTTTATTTATCTTGCTATTTGTGGGCAGTAAGATCTCCGCCTCAAAATTCGGCAAAAGCAAAGAAGTTAGGTGGGGGATAAAGAAAACCCCCACTGATTAAAGTTTCACCTTATTAAATAAATTATCAAATGAAATTAAAAATCATATTATAAATAATATTTATTTAAAATTATTATTTTGACGTAGTCATTATCAATTGTTATACTGGAAACAAATGTTCTTGAAAAAGATTCTCATTTCCAAAGTTGAGGTGCATATAGATGACTAAGAAGAGAATAGGTTTACTTGTGATGGCGTATGGGACGCCAGAGTCATTAGAAGATGTGGAGGCGTATTATACGCATATTCGTCATGGACGTAAGCCATCTCCAGAAGCGCTTGATGATTTAGTGGAACGTTATAAAGCGATTGGTGGTATGTCACCACTTGCAAAGATTACAAAGGAACAAGCTAGAAAGCTAACAATCGAGTTA
Coding sequences within it:
- the colA gene encoding collagenase ColA gives rise to the protein MAKYSKFYKLMLGVGLVTISCNGLQVQAETKEKNTQNVLQMEPVGIQKSVDELAHSSNVQESTSFTKRLKLADLSQRPPASKENAKQLVEEKKYSMAELNQLSNKQLTDLLVTIKWYQIPELFQFNNDSLKFYQDDSRMQAIIDKLAEQGQAYTKDDSKGIETLVETLRAAFYLGFYHDELSKLNERSYHDKCLPALKTIAKNPNFKLGTSEQNKVISSYGKLIGNASADVEVVQYAGEIFKQYNDNLATFIADRTKGDAVYELMKGIDYEVQSYMYDTGKEPKDTMWYRNIDSFINEISRFALIGTVTDKNGWLVNNGIYYASRFGKLHSTQAKGQQVATEAMRIYPYLGEQYFVAAEQIATNYGGVDANGKTVNLDQIREDGKKKYLPKTYTFDDGTIVFKAGDKVSEEKIKRLYWAAKEVRSQFYRTVGSDKPLESGHADDVLTMVIYNSPDEYQFNRQLYGYETNNGGIYIEGIGTFFTYERTQQQSIYSLEELFRHEFTHYLQGRYEVPGLWGQGELYQNERLSWFEEGNAEFFAGSTRVDSVVPRKSIIGGLSNDPAKRYTAEQTLNAKYGTWDFYNYSFALQSYMYNNRPEMFDKVHDLIRANDVPGYDAYRSTLSKDNKLNEDYQSYMQMLIDNREKYTIPQVSDDYLAEHKLKALSDVAADITNEAKLKNVKVTKNKSQFFNTFTLQGTYTGSTSKGENEDRKAMNQATNDMLKHLSEKEWSGYKTLTAYFVNYRVNAAGQFEYDVVFSGVNTEEDTGVEKEPNNSFDAANLLSLNTLLRGNLSDRDQVDRFVIDVKDPKDLQITVTNEQNLGLNWVLYSESDLNNYAAYATKRDGNKLLGKYNAKLGKYYLSVYKYGGGTGNYTVEVK
- a CDS encoding cell wall hydrolase, with translation MKLHKVKNLLPISAATITLVSNQGTVDAATVYTVKKNDTLGDISIHYGVSVQTIKQTNNKTNDQIYIGERLTIPVSPPSNEPTPQKELAASNHSAQVVYQVQRGDTLETIAKQYNVSIQAIRQANNTNGDRIYAGQHLIIKTGISEQEVDLLARLVTAEAGGEPYTGKVAVAKVVLNRVDATGFPNTITDVIYEPIKYGYAFTPVTDGRINQPATHEARMAVDEAISTKGVNSDWLYFYNPKTSTDKWITTRQTVAVIGNHVFAK